From a single Fusarium fujikuroi IMI 58289 draft genome, chromosome FFUJ_chr03 genomic region:
- a CDS encoding probable NADH2 dehydrogenase (ubiquinone), with translation MAITPTQFAKKTAQSANWSDAKRRVLSSYREWIRAAPEVQTMYNMPMPVSAIRTRMRQEFERQRFVNKLSVVDVLLFKSHAEYQETMNFWKQTNHIMAYFKEENFRGDKRLPSSFMTGFLEGRN, from the exons ATGGCCATTACGCCGACCCAGTTTGCTAAGAAGACGGCGCAGT CGGCCAATTGGTCTGATGCCAAACGACGAGTGCTATCCTCCTACCGAGAATGGATTCGAGCT GCCCCCGAAGTCCAAACCATGTACAACATGCCCATGCCCGTCTCCGCCATTCGAACCCGTATGCGGCAAGAATTCGAACGACAACGCTTTGTGAACAAGCTCTCTGTTGTggatgttcttctcttcaagtcCCACGCCGAGTACCAG GAGACAATGAACTTCTGGAAGCAGACCAATCACATCATGGCCTActtcaaggaggagaacTTCCGAGGTGACAAGCGACTACCATCCAGCTTTATGACTGGCTTCCTCGAG GGTCGCAACTAG
- a CDS encoding probable G10 protein, giving the protein MPAIRHSSKRKPPPDGFEDIENDLLIFSNKMKDAQNKPPPSGPRHQAQWEIFQISHQRSRYVYELYYEKEAISKKLYDWLLKNGYADAMLIAKWKKQGYEKLCCLRCIQTKETNFNSTCICRVPRAEIKGDEDIECVSCGCRGCASSD; this is encoded by the exons ATGCCCGCTATCCGACACTCGTCTAAACGAAAGCCGCCGCCTGATGGCTTTGAGGACATTGAGAATGACTTGCTCATATTTTCcaacaagatgaaggatgCCCAGAACAAGCCGCCGCCATCAGGTCCTAGGCACCAAGCGCAATGGGAAATCTTCCAGATCTCGCACCAACGCAGCCGCTACGTATATGAGCTATACTACGAGAAGGAGGCGATCAGCAAGAAGCTGTACGATTGGTTGCTGAAAAACGGCTACGCGGACGCGATGTTGATTGCGAAGTGGAAGAAACAAGGATATGAAAAG CTATGCTGTCTGCGCTGCATCCAGACAAAGGAGACAAATTTCAACAGCACATGCATCTGTCGTGTTCCGCGGGCGGAGATTAAGGGTGACGAAGACATTGAGTGCGTCAGCTGTGGTTGCAGAGGCTGCGCATCAAGCGACTAG
- a CDS encoding probable DNA-directed RNA polymerase I/III chain AC19 — MPARTNKEEQPQAEDTNMEDAPASAQPEVNNEDVEDEEEEEIEPQRVRILPGSTDTAASFEFTDEGHTLGNALRYIIMKKFVFPSMYYEAQLTYGSPDVEFCAYSIPHPSEPKMNIRIQTYSGTAVDALKKGLADIQEVCDVVADEFWTKREAYNAEQGIDR, encoded by the exons ATGCCCGCGCGAACGAACAAGGAAGAGCAGCCACAGGCTGAGGATACCAACATGGAGGACGCCCCAGCCTCCGCGCAGCCCGAGGTGAATAACGAggatgtcgaggatgaggaagaagaggagattgagcCCCAGAGAGTCCGAATC CTTCCTGGCTCAACGGACACTGCTGCTTCCTTTGAGTTCACTGATGAAGGTCATACACTCGGAAACGCGCTGAGATATATCATCATGAAAAAGTTTGTATTCCCTAGCATGTACTATGAAGCCCAATTAACATATGGCAGCCCCGATGTTGAGTTCTGTGCTTACTCCATCCCCCACCCCTCAGAGCCCAAGATGAATATCCGCATTCAGACCTACA GTGGAACTGCAGTTGACGCTCTCAAGAAGGGGTTGGCCGACATTCAAGAAGTATGCGATGTGGTCGCCGATGAGTTCTGGACCAAGAGGGAGGCCTACAACGCAGAGCAGGGGATTGACCGATGA